One genomic window of Ictalurus punctatus breed USDA103 chromosome 23, Coco_2.0, whole genome shotgun sequence includes the following:
- the LOC108256689 gene encoding free fatty acid receptor 2, with translation MLWTRELSYSVLVVDSITLITGLPANLLALYTFIRKVKQRATPLDVLLLSLTTSDLLFLLFLPLRIKEAANMKWTLSSFLCPLSGFIYFSTIHNSTLLLTAISVERYLGVAFPIKYKLKRNPRYAVIASVMFWVLSMGHCSIVYIVEYHKHSNNTLKDLSNRSSCYKEFTKEQLDLLLPVRFELFIVLFCIPFLICCFCYINFIIILSRLPNFNPQKRSRAIGLALVTLLVFIICFIPFNVSHVVGFVVWYSPPWRVYTVLPSTFNACLDPFIFYFSSSAVRETFHDIMQRFLNWLNRSFGQKCSCLQLGRSSAYEERTQSSNDTI, from the coding sequence ATGCTGTGGACAAGAGAGCTTAGCTATTCTGTCCTGGTTGTCGACAGCATCACCCTGATCACCGGTCTTCCTGCCAACCTGCTGGCTCTCTACACGTTTATCCGAAAGGTGAAACAGCGTGCTACGCCTCTAGACGTGCTCTTGCTCAGCCTTACCACATCTGACCTTCTCTTCCTCTTATTCCTCCCGTTGCGTATAAAAGAGGCGGCCAACATGAAATGGACTCTGAGCTCCTTCCTTTGTCCACTCTCGGGATTCATCTACTTCAGCACCATCCACAACAGCACCTTGCTTTTAACGGCTATCAGTGTGGAGCGCTATCTAGGAGTAGCCTTCCCCATCAAATACAAACTGAAGCGAAATCCTCGATATGCCGTGATCGCCAGTGTCATGTTCTGGGTGCTTTCCATGGGCCACTGCAGTATAGTATACATTGTGGAGtaccataaacacagcaataacaCCCTCAAAGATCTGTCCAACAGGTCCTCCTGCTACAAAGAGTTTACCAAGGAACAGCTGGATCTGCTCTTACCTGTCCGTTTTGAGCTGTTCATCGTCCTGTTCTGCATTCCTTTTCTAATCTGTTGCTTCTGCTACATCAACTTCATCATTATCCTCTCTCGCTTACCTAACTTCAACCCTCAGAAACGCTCCAGGGCCATTGGGCTTGCTCTGGTCACCCTCCTGGTTTTCATCATCTGCTTTATACCGTTCAATGTGTCCCATGTGGTGGGTTTTGTTGTATGGTACAGTCCACCCTGGAGAGTCTACACAGTATTACCCAGCACCTTCAATGCCTGCTTGGATCCCtttatcttttatttctcttcatcagcAGTTCGGGAGACCTTCCATGACATAATGCAACGGTTCCTCAATTGGCTAAACCGTTCCTTTGGTCAGAAATGCAGCTGTCTGCAATTAGGCCGCTCTTCTGCTTATGAGGAGAGAACACAGAGTTCCAATGATACGATATAG